In Streptomyces sp. NBC_01426, one genomic interval encodes:
- a CDS encoding helicase associated domain-containing protein yields the protein MGQWPTNIRRPDGLGKNQGRTGRRAEKPTALDPDWNPRESGWTVDWQRHYAYLAQLLADGALLDDVVPRVTRHGEDVGRWLATQRRDFSKLNAEQQRRLGELGVKKTARAHKAPAKTAVASGPGKGGGALQKGVEALAQYIAREGRLPGRGGVQVLPDGTEHRTGIRLRNIKARHDRLDPAQLAPLAELGVHWAR from the coding sequence GTGGGGCAGTGGCCGACGAACATCCGACGCCCCGACGGACTCGGGAAGAACCAAGGCCGCACCGGCCGACGGGCGGAGAAACCCACGGCCCTCGATCCGGACTGGAACCCGCGCGAGAGCGGGTGGACGGTCGACTGGCAGCGGCACTACGCCTACCTCGCCCAGCTCCTCGCCGACGGCGCCCTGCTCGACGACGTCGTGCCCAGGGTCACCCGGCACGGCGAGGACGTCGGACGCTGGCTCGCCACCCAGCGCCGGGACTTCAGCAAGCTGAACGCCGAGCAGCAGCGCAGGCTCGGCGAGCTGGGCGTGAAGAAGACCGCGCGGGCACACAAGGCCCCCGCGAAGACGGCCGTGGCATCCGGGCCCGGCAAGGGCGGCGGGGCGCTCCAGAAAGGCGTCGAGGCGCTCGCGCAGTACATCGCACGGGAAGGCCGACTGCCCGGGCGCGGCGGCGTCCAGGTCCTGCCCGACGGGACCGAACACCGCACCGGAATCCGGCTCCGCAACATCAAAGCCCGCCACGACCGACTCGACCCGGCACAGCTCGCCCCGCTCGCCGAACTCGGCGTCCACTGGGCACGGTAG